Proteins co-encoded in one Terriglobales bacterium genomic window:
- a CDS encoding sigma-54 dependent transcriptional regulator, with the protein MAAPAAANSSLSRALGSLPPELVIFGRSHPMQAVRQRIEKIATANVPVLIQGESGTGKDIIARLVHKLSPWESGPFVKVNCPAIPGTLLESELFGYEKGAFTGAIGSKPGRVELAHRGTLFLDEISELDSSLQSKLLQLLQDGQFCRIGAQDDKRVEARVVCATNRHLEHEIEAGNFRQDLFYRINVVNIQVPPLRERAADVPILVNYFLEIYNEKYNCRAKPISPGLVEEMQRYHWPGNIRELENLIRRYVILGSEDAITGEMMARKQETWDADIPIDGPVSLKKITRKATRELERKVILRVLEANNWNRKKAARGLGISYRALLYKIRECGLPSSRPKSVTRMSPRDGKPE; encoded by the coding sequence ATGGCAGCACCAGCCGCAGCCAATTCGAGCCTGAGCCGTGCGCTAGGCTCGCTCCCGCCAGAATTAGTGATCTTCGGCCGCTCTCACCCGATGCAGGCCGTGCGTCAACGCATTGAAAAGATCGCCACCGCCAACGTTCCAGTGCTGATCCAGGGAGAAAGCGGTACGGGCAAGGACATCATTGCCCGCCTGGTCCATAAACTGTCACCCTGGGAGTCAGGACCTTTTGTCAAGGTGAACTGTCCGGCTATCCCGGGTACGCTTCTGGAAAGCGAGCTGTTCGGTTATGAAAAGGGGGCATTCACCGGGGCTATCGGTTCCAAGCCGGGCCGGGTGGAGCTGGCACATCGCGGCACTCTATTTCTCGATGAAATTTCCGAACTGGACTCCAGCTTGCAATCCAAGTTGCTGCAGTTGTTGCAGGACGGCCAGTTCTGTCGGATCGGTGCGCAGGATGACAAGCGGGTGGAAGCACGGGTGGTGTGCGCCACCAACCGTCACCTGGAACACGAGATCGAAGCGGGGAATTTCCGCCAGGATCTTTTCTATCGCATCAACGTAGTGAACATTCAGGTGCCGCCATTGCGGGAGCGGGCGGCGGACGTGCCGATCCTGGTCAATTACTTCCTGGAAATCTACAACGAAAAATACAACTGCCGCGCCAAACCAATTTCGCCCGGTTTAGTGGAAGAGATGCAGCGTTACCACTGGCCGGGAAATATTCGTGAGTTGGAGAATCTGATTCGGCGATACGTGATTCTCGGAAGCGAGGACGCGATCACCGGCGAGATGATGGCCCGCAAGCAGGAGACCTGGGATGCGGACATCCCCATCGATGGTCCGGTTTCGCTGAAGAAAATTACGCGCAAGGCAACGCGGGAACTCGAGCGCAAGGTGATCCTGCGCGTGCTGGAGGCGAACAACTGGAATCGCAAGAAAGCGGCGCGCGGCCTGGGTATCAGCTATCGGGCGCTGCTGTACAAGATCCGGGAATGCGGGTTGCCGAGTTCGCGGCCGAAGAGCGTAACGCGGATGAGCCCGCGAGATGGAAAACCGGAATAA
- a CDS encoding PEP-CTERM sorting domain-containing protein, whose product MYRKMLVFIGLAVLATLSAVPAAADGISLSLSTSGTINFASDGSGGLNITSDTLAGAGFLVVGATSTALTYQFSVAGTPHLTSIGGGNFTMPFVPGNQLNTTFTLGASTLTGWWAFPIVKDNTSTPQFDGPGVFHVTGETGIAFAALFKVGGDYSPADFTPDLTGPTLDATATCSPAVAVCTTSGTLSSGEIKAVPEPATMLLLGTGLLGLAGGLRRRMR is encoded by the coding sequence ATGTACCGCAAGATGTTGGTTTTTATCGGCCTAGCCGTACTGGCTACTTTGAGTGCCGTTCCAGCCGCTGCAGATGGAATTTCGCTATCACTCTCCACAAGCGGAACAATCAATTTCGCATCAGATGGATCTGGCGGCCTGAACATCACAAGCGATACCCTGGCAGGCGCTGGGTTCCTTGTCGTTGGCGCCACCAGCACCGCATTGACCTATCAGTTCTCGGTTGCTGGAACGCCCCACCTGACATCCATCGGGGGTGGGAATTTCACGATGCCGTTTGTGCCGGGAAACCAACTCAACACCACATTCACGCTGGGAGCGTCAACCCTGACAGGCTGGTGGGCGTTTCCCATCGTTAAGGACAACACCTCGACCCCGCAATTTGATGGCCCGGGAGTTTTCCACGTAACCGGCGAAACTGGCATTGCATTTGCCGCGTTGTTTAAGGTTGGTGGCGATTACAGCCCGGCCGATTTCACACCAGACCTGACGGGCCCTACACTTGATGCGACTGCAACTTGCTCGCCCGCCGTGGCTGTCTGCACCACCAGCGGCACGTTATCCTCTGGAGAAATCAAAGCTGTGCCCGAGCCTGCAACGATGCTTCTCCTTGGAACTGGTCTTCTCGGCCTGGCAGGCGGTCTTCGCCGCAGAATGAGATAA
- a CDS encoding PEP-CTERM sorting domain-containing protein, whose protein sequence is MVRIASVLACMLLLVAIGAQADTFVNFTPPSNGSLGSSTTTIGGIVIDGFANGAIPLTTSALLWGRNDNPADHGLGVCSEGVPACTTGGGDVNELNQNGNAVSEVIRLTLPTGSSWVSVGVSSLDKNNQTDPLLYEQGILYAGNSADGTGAVQICSFATGLVGPGSFCTMSGAAFEPDLTLTGFNNDKYLFFIAQAWEAGSTNTNNDYLVRSATITVPEPSSMLLLGSGLVSLAGLVRRKINR, encoded by the coding sequence ATGGTTCGCATTGCAAGTGTGCTTGCCTGCATGCTCCTGCTTGTTGCAATTGGGGCCCAGGCCGATACATTCGTTAACTTCACACCACCCAGCAACGGTTCGCTGGGCAGCTCCACCACCACAATTGGCGGAATCGTCATCGATGGCTTCGCCAACGGTGCAATCCCTCTCACTACCTCTGCGCTTCTGTGGGGGCGGAACGACAATCCTGCTGACCATGGTTTGGGCGTTTGCAGCGAAGGGGTTCCTGCCTGCACTACCGGCGGAGGCGATGTCAATGAGTTAAACCAAAATGGAAATGCAGTGTCTGAGGTTATTAGGTTGACGCTGCCGACGGGCTCGAGTTGGGTGTCTGTGGGAGTGTCTTCACTCGACAAGAACAACCAGACAGACCCTCTACTCTATGAGCAGGGCATACTGTACGCCGGTAATAGCGCTGACGGCACGGGCGCAGTTCAAATCTGTTCATTCGCCACGGGACTCGTAGGCCCCGGCTCTTTTTGCACCATGTCTGGGGCTGCCTTTGAGCCGGATTTGACGCTTACCGGCTTCAATAATGACAAATACCTGTTTTTCATAGCGCAGGCTTGGGAGGCCGGATCGACAAATACGAACAACGACTATCTGGTCCGCTCGGCGACCATCACGGTTCCGGAGCCTTCGTCGATGCTGCTTCTGGGTTCCGGCCTGGTCAGCCTGGCTGGTCTTGTTCGCCGCAAAATTAACCGCTAA
- a CDS encoding BadF/BadG/BcrA/BcrD ATPase family protein, with amino-acid sequence MIELAAGMAFYLGIDGGGTTTTCVVGDEMSVLARASAGGSNAIRLGETEAANNLQEVISEACTQAGVSPLKITAACLGVAGAVHPDVNAMVRRVASTALPRAEIQVVGDMVIAMQAALRGAPGVVVIAGTGSIGYGRNSRGETARAGGWGFAISDEGSGHWIGRQAVAGVVRALDAGHSTTLLDHLLQTWRLPDAVELVRFGNQVPPPNFAELFPHVVQAGEQNDPVAAEILSRAGGELAQLALVVMGRLWSSVQPVDVGMVGGVFEHSPQVRRAFKQGLLLEWPQAAVGDTVADAVLGALEMARMMTREALISHKR; translated from the coding sequence ATGATAGAACTAGCCGCAGGCATGGCGTTTTATTTGGGGATCGATGGCGGCGGGACCACGACCACTTGTGTCGTGGGTGATGAGATGTCTGTGTTGGCCCGGGCGAGTGCTGGGGGAAGCAACGCGATCCGGCTGGGCGAGACGGAAGCTGCGAACAATTTGCAAGAGGTGATCTCGGAAGCGTGCACGCAAGCCGGGGTGAGCCCTCTCAAAATCACTGCGGCATGCCTGGGAGTAGCGGGAGCAGTCCATCCAGATGTGAACGCGATGGTGCGGCGCGTGGCCAGTACCGCGCTTCCACGGGCTGAAATTCAAGTGGTCGGCGACATGGTGATTGCCATGCAAGCGGCGTTACGGGGCGCGCCCGGCGTCGTGGTGATTGCTGGTACTGGCTCGATCGGGTACGGGCGCAATTCGCGGGGAGAGACGGCGCGGGCGGGCGGTTGGGGTTTCGCCATCTCAGATGAGGGATCGGGTCATTGGATCGGCCGCCAGGCGGTAGCGGGTGTGGTGAGAGCGCTCGACGCCGGCCACAGCACCACACTTTTGGATCATCTGCTGCAGACTTGGAGACTTCCCGATGCAGTTGAATTGGTCAGGTTTGGCAACCAAGTCCCGCCGCCGAATTTTGCTGAGCTTTTTCCTCACGTGGTGCAGGCTGGGGAGCAAAACGATCCGGTCGCGGCGGAAATTCTAAGCCGAGCTGGCGGCGAGCTGGCGCAACTGGCTTTGGTTGTGATGGGCCGTTTGTGGAGTTCAGTCCAGCCGGTCGATGTGGGAATGGTTGGCGGCGTGTTTGAGCATTCACCACAGGTGAGGCGCGCGTTTAAGCAGGGTCTGTTGCTGGAGTGGCCGCAGGCGGCGGTGGGCGATACAGTTGCCGACGCGGTGCTGGGCGCCCTGGAGATGGCGAGGATGATGACACGAGAAGCGCTGATCTCTCATAAGCGGTAA